Proteins encoded by one window of Nasonia vitripennis strain AsymCx chromosome 5, Nvit_psr_1.1, whole genome shotgun sequence:
- the LOC100123935 gene encoding leucine-rich repeat and calponin homology domain-containing protein isoform X1: MAMVASNNMSGHMQKQLTRSLERILEEAHLSGELKLSGRKLKDFPKVGKNAGTVKYNLQDTVLADLSKNRFMELPEEVTEFAFLEKLHLYHNAIRVIPETVAMLQSLSYLDLSRNQLTTLPREICRLPLQTLLVAHNRLASLPEELGRMSALAELDAGCNEITSLPSRMGDLPRLRCLDLRSNLLVHIPIELTYLKLVKLDISGNRISVLPNELRKMKSLVELKLSDNPLTSPPAALCIRGRTHIFKYLERQAAKHERARGGRTRRGPLETRGHATLDTRSHRRHNVDSGYSTSDGLDKRWSQEINSAAHEGDVRSTWRKECSPLSITLPHEVAVNGSCSGTSTPSTISPGENTSLEDELGKAMILQDQLEKRRLERSASENGGDMRKPLLTTHQTSITPPGQLESSLLGTSQQSNLTQPVQPIQTTNSLPLVNGEEKKSLSHIQTYREYKEALRQQRVNEGPSVYRPKEQITPPGNDAHNDGTDSSGSAVMTGKQIFNEENANKRPVQKVTPSRINYQNSTMVNGSNNEYNNKNGKYLEQAYKKPSSPIKTSSSILSGSASPGHVPRLVKTAVGYVEGNKSPNRNGTSPSSPRSVTWNTNLPEKYSFTMRREFERAKEEADLIEQLRNHIETRLKMALPEDLAPALTDGVVLCHLANHVRPRSVASIHVPSAAVPKLTMARCRRNVDNFLDACRKIGVDEEVLLDADAIMDVGYMDAYGLEALGRLVSALILYGEDGPQEPDAGSARTIQDQVLSTMLFAAFISTLILLYLFPVPD; this comes from the exons ATCTCTCGAAAAACCGCTTCATGGAATTGCCGGAGGAGGTGACGGAGTTCGCCTTTCTGGAGAAGCTGCACCTCTATCACAATGCCATAAGAGTCATACCGGAAACGGTGGCGATGCTCCAGTCGCTGAGCTACCTCGACCTCAG CCGGAATCAACTGACGACACTGCCGCGAGAGATATGCCGGCTGCCGCTTCAGACGCTACTGGTGGCCCACAACAGACTGGCCTCGCTGCCGGAGGAATTGGGCAGGATGTCGGCCCTGGCCGAGCTGGACGCCGGCTGCAACGAAATAACGAGTCTGCCCTCGCGAATGGGCGATCTTCCCCGGCTGAGATGCCTCGACCTCAGGAGCAACCTTCTGGTGCACATACCCATAG AACTGACGTACCTGAAACTTGTCAAGCTGGACATTAGCGGGAATAGGATATCCGTCTTACCGAACGAACTCAGGAAGATGAAGAGCCTCGTAGAGCTCAAACTCTCGGACAACCCACTGACCTCACCACCTGCAGCG CTGTGTATTCGCGGGCGAACGCACATCTTCAAGTACTTGGAGAGGCAGGCGGCCAAGCACGAGCGAGCCCGAGGCGGCCGAACGAGACGGGGACCTCTGGAGACGCGAGGCCACGCGACCCTGGACACGAGGTCTCATCGCCGGCACAACGTCGACAGCGGCTACAGCACCAGCGACGGCCTCGACAAACGCTGGTCACAAGAGATCAACAGCGCG GCTCACGAGGGCGACGTTCGTAGCACCTGGCGCAAGGAGTGCTCGCCCCTTTCCATAACTCTGCCGCACGAAGTCGCTGTTAACGGTTCATGTAGTGGAACCTCGACACCCAGCACCATATCCCCCGGAGAAAATACTTCCCTCGAGGACGAGTTAGGAAAG GCTATGATACTTCAAGATCAGCTGGAGAAGCGGAGGCTGGAGAGAAGCGCGTCGGAGAACGGAGGGGACATGCGGAAGCCGTTGCTAACGACTCATCAAACGTCAATAACGCCGCCAGG TCAGTTGGAAAGCTCGCTACTAGGAACGTCTCAGCAAAGCAACTTGACACAGCCAGTTCAGCCTATACAGACGACGAATTCGTTACCTCTCGTTAACGGGGAGGAGAAAAAATCTCTGAGTCATATTCAGACATACAG AGAATACAAGGAAGCCTTGAGGCAGCAGAGAGTGAACGAAGGCCCGAGCGTTTATAGACCAAAGGAACAGATCACACCACCTGGCAACGATGCTCACAACGATGGGACCGACTCGTCTGGTAGTGCTGTCATGACGGGTAAACAGATCTTCAATGAGGAAAATGCCAACAAGAGGCCAGTGCAAAAAGTTACTCCGTCTCGAATTAATTACCAAAACAGCACCATGGTTAATGGTAGCAACAACGaatacaataacaaaaatggAAAGTATCTTGAACAAGCTTACAAGAAACCAAGTTCGCCGATAAAAACGTCCAGCAGTATTTTATCCGGGAGTGCAAGCCCTGGTCACGTGCCAAGGCTTGTGAAGACAGCAGTAGGTTACGTGGAAG GTAACAAAAGCCCCAACAGAAACGGCACAAGTCCCAGCTCTCCACGATCTGTGACCTGGAACACCAATTTGCCCGAGAAGTACTCTTTTACCATGAGAAGAGAATTTGAGCGTGCCAAAGAAGAAGCTGATCTGATTGAACAATTACGAAAC CACATAGAAACAAGATTGAAAATGGCTCTTCCAGAAGACTTGGCTCCAGCATTGACAGACGGCGTGGTTCTTTGTCACTTGGCAAATCACGTTAGGCCTCGATCAGTTGCGAGCATTCATGTTCCTTCAGCAGCAGTT CCTAAGCTCACAATGGCCAGGTGTAGGAGAAACGTGGATAACTTCCTAGATGCTTGCAGGAAAATCGGTGTTGATGAG GAGGTGTTATTGGATGCGGATGCGATCATGGACGTGGGTTACATGGACGCGTACGGGCTGGAGGCTCTTGGTCGGCTCGTGTCGGCACTAATCCTTTACGGAGAAGATGGCCCTCAAGAACCAGACGCAGGTTCAGCTCGTACGATACAAGATCAAGTCCTCTCCACGATGCTTTTCGCTGCATTCATTTCCACCTTGATTCTGCTCTATCTATTTCCTGTTCCTGATTAA
- the LOC100123935 gene encoding leucine-rich repeat and calponin homology domain-containing protein isoform X3: MAMVASNNMSGHMQKQLTRSLERILEEAHLSGELKLSGRKLKDFPKVGKNAGTVKYNLQDTVLADLSKNRFMELPEEVTEFAFLEKLHLYHNAIRVIPETVAMLQSLSYLDLSRNQLTTLPREICRLPLQTLLVAHNRLASLPEELGRMSALAELDAGCNEITSLPSRMGDLPRLRCLDLRSNLLVHIPIELTYLKLVKLDISGNRISVLPNELRKMKSLVELKLSDNPLTSPPAALCIRGRTHIFKYLERQAAKHERARGGRTRRGPLETRGHATLDTRSHRRHNVDSGYSTSDGLDKRWSQEINSAAHEGDVRSTWRKECSPLSITLPHEVAVNGSCSGTSTPSTISPGENTSLEDELGKAMILQDQLEKRRLERSASENGGDMRKPLLTTHQTSITPPGEYKEALRQQRVNEGPSVYRPKEQITPPGNDAHNDGTDSSGSAVMTGKQIFNEENANKRPVQKVTPSRINYQNSTMVNGSNNEYNNKNGKYLEQAYKKPSSPIKTSSSILSGSASPGHVPRLVKTAVGYVEGNKSPNRNGTSPSSPRSVTWNTNLPEKYSFTMRREFERAKEEADLIEQLRNHIETRLKMALPEDLAPALTDGVVLCHLANHVRPRSVASIHVPSAAVPKLTMARCRRNVDNFLDACRKIGVDEEVLLDADAIMDVGYMDAYGLEALGRLVSALILYGEDGPQEPDAGSARTIQDQVLSTMLFAAFISTLILLYLFPVPD; the protein is encoded by the exons ATCTCTCGAAAAACCGCTTCATGGAATTGCCGGAGGAGGTGACGGAGTTCGCCTTTCTGGAGAAGCTGCACCTCTATCACAATGCCATAAGAGTCATACCGGAAACGGTGGCGATGCTCCAGTCGCTGAGCTACCTCGACCTCAG CCGGAATCAACTGACGACACTGCCGCGAGAGATATGCCGGCTGCCGCTTCAGACGCTACTGGTGGCCCACAACAGACTGGCCTCGCTGCCGGAGGAATTGGGCAGGATGTCGGCCCTGGCCGAGCTGGACGCCGGCTGCAACGAAATAACGAGTCTGCCCTCGCGAATGGGCGATCTTCCCCGGCTGAGATGCCTCGACCTCAGGAGCAACCTTCTGGTGCACATACCCATAG AACTGACGTACCTGAAACTTGTCAAGCTGGACATTAGCGGGAATAGGATATCCGTCTTACCGAACGAACTCAGGAAGATGAAGAGCCTCGTAGAGCTCAAACTCTCGGACAACCCACTGACCTCACCACCTGCAGCG CTGTGTATTCGCGGGCGAACGCACATCTTCAAGTACTTGGAGAGGCAGGCGGCCAAGCACGAGCGAGCCCGAGGCGGCCGAACGAGACGGGGACCTCTGGAGACGCGAGGCCACGCGACCCTGGACACGAGGTCTCATCGCCGGCACAACGTCGACAGCGGCTACAGCACCAGCGACGGCCTCGACAAACGCTGGTCACAAGAGATCAACAGCGCG GCTCACGAGGGCGACGTTCGTAGCACCTGGCGCAAGGAGTGCTCGCCCCTTTCCATAACTCTGCCGCACGAAGTCGCTGTTAACGGTTCATGTAGTGGAACCTCGACACCCAGCACCATATCCCCCGGAGAAAATACTTCCCTCGAGGACGAGTTAGGAAAG GCTATGATACTTCAAGATCAGCTGGAGAAGCGGAGGCTGGAGAGAAGCGCGTCGGAGAACGGAGGGGACATGCGGAAGCCGTTGCTAACGACTCATCAAACGTCAATAACGCCGCCAGG AGAATACAAGGAAGCCTTGAGGCAGCAGAGAGTGAACGAAGGCCCGAGCGTTTATAGACCAAAGGAACAGATCACACCACCTGGCAACGATGCTCACAACGATGGGACCGACTCGTCTGGTAGTGCTGTCATGACGGGTAAACAGATCTTCAATGAGGAAAATGCCAACAAGAGGCCAGTGCAAAAAGTTACTCCGTCTCGAATTAATTACCAAAACAGCACCATGGTTAATGGTAGCAACAACGaatacaataacaaaaatggAAAGTATCTTGAACAAGCTTACAAGAAACCAAGTTCGCCGATAAAAACGTCCAGCAGTATTTTATCCGGGAGTGCAAGCCCTGGTCACGTGCCAAGGCTTGTGAAGACAGCAGTAGGTTACGTGGAAG GTAACAAAAGCCCCAACAGAAACGGCACAAGTCCCAGCTCTCCACGATCTGTGACCTGGAACACCAATTTGCCCGAGAAGTACTCTTTTACCATGAGAAGAGAATTTGAGCGTGCCAAAGAAGAAGCTGATCTGATTGAACAATTACGAAAC CACATAGAAACAAGATTGAAAATGGCTCTTCCAGAAGACTTGGCTCCAGCATTGACAGACGGCGTGGTTCTTTGTCACTTGGCAAATCACGTTAGGCCTCGATCAGTTGCGAGCATTCATGTTCCTTCAGCAGCAGTT CCTAAGCTCACAATGGCCAGGTGTAGGAGAAACGTGGATAACTTCCTAGATGCTTGCAGGAAAATCGGTGTTGATGAG GAGGTGTTATTGGATGCGGATGCGATCATGGACGTGGGTTACATGGACGCGTACGGGCTGGAGGCTCTTGGTCGGCTCGTGTCGGCACTAATCCTTTACGGAGAAGATGGCCCTCAAGAACCAGACGCAGGTTCAGCTCGTACGATACAAGATCAAGTCCTCTCCACGATGCTTTTCGCTGCATTCATTTCCACCTTGATTCTGCTCTATCTATTTCCTGTTCCTGATTAA
- the LOC100123935 gene encoding leucine-rich repeat and calponin homology domain-containing protein isoform X2 produces MAMVASNNMSGHMQKQLTRSLERILEEAHLSGELKLSGRKLKDFPKVGKNAGTVKYNLQDTVLADLSKNRFMELPEEVTEFAFLEKLHLYHNAIRVIPETVAMLQSLSYLDLSRNQLTTLPREICRLPLQTLLVAHNRLASLPEELGRMSALAELDAGCNEITSLPSRMGDLPRLRCLDLRSNLLVHIPIELTYLKLVKLDISGNRISVLPNELRKMKSLVELKLSDNPLTSPPAALCIRGRTHIFKYLERQAAKHERARGGRTRRGPLETRGHATLDTRSHRRHNVDSGYSTSDGLDKRWSQEINSAAHEGDVRSTWRKECSPLSITLPHEVAVNGSCSGTSTPSTISPGENTSLEDELGKAMILQDQLEKRRLERSASENGGDMRKPLLTTHQTSITPPGQLESSLLGTSQQSNLTQPVQPIQTTNSLPLVNGEEKKSLSHIQTYREYKEALRQQRVNEGPSVYRPKEQITPPGNDAHNDGTDSSGSAVMTGKQIFNEENANKRPVQKVTPSRINYQNSTMVNGSNNEYNNKNGKYLEQAYKKPSSPIKTSSSILSGSASPGHVPRLVKTAVGYVEGNKSPNRNGTSPSSPRSVTWNTNLPEKYSFTMRREFERAKEEADLIEQLRNHIETRLKMALPEDLAPALTDGVVLCHLANHVRPRSVASIHVPSAAVPKLTMARCRRNVDNFLDACRKIGVDENLVCCASDVLEGGRGVVRVAVTVAELLRFHQTRSPLHTPATATVSNQVPA; encoded by the exons ATCTCTCGAAAAACCGCTTCATGGAATTGCCGGAGGAGGTGACGGAGTTCGCCTTTCTGGAGAAGCTGCACCTCTATCACAATGCCATAAGAGTCATACCGGAAACGGTGGCGATGCTCCAGTCGCTGAGCTACCTCGACCTCAG CCGGAATCAACTGACGACACTGCCGCGAGAGATATGCCGGCTGCCGCTTCAGACGCTACTGGTGGCCCACAACAGACTGGCCTCGCTGCCGGAGGAATTGGGCAGGATGTCGGCCCTGGCCGAGCTGGACGCCGGCTGCAACGAAATAACGAGTCTGCCCTCGCGAATGGGCGATCTTCCCCGGCTGAGATGCCTCGACCTCAGGAGCAACCTTCTGGTGCACATACCCATAG AACTGACGTACCTGAAACTTGTCAAGCTGGACATTAGCGGGAATAGGATATCCGTCTTACCGAACGAACTCAGGAAGATGAAGAGCCTCGTAGAGCTCAAACTCTCGGACAACCCACTGACCTCACCACCTGCAGCG CTGTGTATTCGCGGGCGAACGCACATCTTCAAGTACTTGGAGAGGCAGGCGGCCAAGCACGAGCGAGCCCGAGGCGGCCGAACGAGACGGGGACCTCTGGAGACGCGAGGCCACGCGACCCTGGACACGAGGTCTCATCGCCGGCACAACGTCGACAGCGGCTACAGCACCAGCGACGGCCTCGACAAACGCTGGTCACAAGAGATCAACAGCGCG GCTCACGAGGGCGACGTTCGTAGCACCTGGCGCAAGGAGTGCTCGCCCCTTTCCATAACTCTGCCGCACGAAGTCGCTGTTAACGGTTCATGTAGTGGAACCTCGACACCCAGCACCATATCCCCCGGAGAAAATACTTCCCTCGAGGACGAGTTAGGAAAG GCTATGATACTTCAAGATCAGCTGGAGAAGCGGAGGCTGGAGAGAAGCGCGTCGGAGAACGGAGGGGACATGCGGAAGCCGTTGCTAACGACTCATCAAACGTCAATAACGCCGCCAGG TCAGTTGGAAAGCTCGCTACTAGGAACGTCTCAGCAAAGCAACTTGACACAGCCAGTTCAGCCTATACAGACGACGAATTCGTTACCTCTCGTTAACGGGGAGGAGAAAAAATCTCTGAGTCATATTCAGACATACAG AGAATACAAGGAAGCCTTGAGGCAGCAGAGAGTGAACGAAGGCCCGAGCGTTTATAGACCAAAGGAACAGATCACACCACCTGGCAACGATGCTCACAACGATGGGACCGACTCGTCTGGTAGTGCTGTCATGACGGGTAAACAGATCTTCAATGAGGAAAATGCCAACAAGAGGCCAGTGCAAAAAGTTACTCCGTCTCGAATTAATTACCAAAACAGCACCATGGTTAATGGTAGCAACAACGaatacaataacaaaaatggAAAGTATCTTGAACAAGCTTACAAGAAACCAAGTTCGCCGATAAAAACGTCCAGCAGTATTTTATCCGGGAGTGCAAGCCCTGGTCACGTGCCAAGGCTTGTGAAGACAGCAGTAGGTTACGTGGAAG GTAACAAAAGCCCCAACAGAAACGGCACAAGTCCCAGCTCTCCACGATCTGTGACCTGGAACACCAATTTGCCCGAGAAGTACTCTTTTACCATGAGAAGAGAATTTGAGCGTGCCAAAGAAGAAGCTGATCTGATTGAACAATTACGAAAC CACATAGAAACAAGATTGAAAATGGCTCTTCCAGAAGACTTGGCTCCAGCATTGACAGACGGCGTGGTTCTTTGTCACTTGGCAAATCACGTTAGGCCTCGATCAGTTGCGAGCATTCATGTTCCTTCAGCAGCAGTT CCTAAGCTCACAATGGCCAGGTGTAGGAGAAACGTGGATAACTTCCTAGATGCTTGCAGGAAAATCGGTGTTGATGAG aacttggtGTGCTGTGCTAGCGACGTTCTCGAAGGTGGTAGGGGCGTTGTTCGAGTGGCCGTAACTGTTGCAGAATTGTTGAGGTTTCATCAAACCCGTTCACCTCTACACACTCCAGCCACCGCAACTGTTAGTAATCAAGTGCCCGCTTAG